TCGACTCGTCGGCGGGGCCGAGCAGCGGGCCCGTCAGGGCCCAGAGCCGGTCGGCCACGGCGTGGTTGTTCTCCCGTTCGGGGTCCAGCAGGTGGATGCTCCCCTGGTCCTCCATCCCGATGGCGCCGAAGTCCACCACTCCGAAGCCGGGCACGGCGCGGTGCATGGCGACGTACTCCTCGACCGCCAGGTCGACCAGCGCGCCGATGTGTGAGGGGTGCTCTGCTTCGACGCGGCGGCTGAGCCGGTCGATGTAGTGCTCCAGGTTGCGTTCGGCGAGCGCGCCGACCAGTCCCTCGACGCCGGGGAAGAACTGGTAGAGCGTGCCGATCGGCACCTCGGCCCGGTGCGCCACCTCCTTGGTGGTGAGCGCGGTGTAGCCGACTTCGTCGAGGAGCTCCGCGCAGGCGTCGAGGATCCGCTCGAAGCGCTCCAGGCTGCGGCGCTGGACCGGGCGGCGGCGTACGGCGGAACCCGGCGCGGAGGCTGCTGTGTGCATGGTTCCACTCTGCCGGATCGGGTGTAGCGTTGGCGACCGAATAACACGAGTACTACTCATGTTAGGAGCACCTACGCCCATGCCGCAGTCCGCTCAGCCCGCTCAGCCCGTGCAGCCCCCGCCGCTTCCCGCCTCCTTCCGCTGGGGAGCCTCCACCGCCGCCTACCAGATCGAGGGCGCCGCCGCCGAGGACGGCAAGGGCCCCTCCGTCTGGGACACCTTCACCGCGCGCCCCGACACGGTCAGGGACGGCCACACCGGTGACACCGCCTGCGACCACTACCACCGCTACCAGGAGGACGTGGCCCTGCTGAAGGGCCTCGGACTGGACGCCTACCGCTTCTCGGTCTCCTGGCCGAGGGTCCAGCCGACCGGCCGCGGACAGGTGAACGGCAAGGGCCTCGACTTCTACGACCGCCTGGTGGACGAGCTGCTCGCCAACGGCGTCGTCCCCACGCCCACGCTCTTCCACTGGGACCTCCCGCAGGCCCTGGAGGACGGCGGCGGCTGGCTCGACCGGGACACGGCGCACCGCTTCGGCGAGTACGCGGCCGTGGTCGCCGACCGCCTGGGCGACCGGGTGCAGCGCTGGATCACCCTCAACGAGCCCTTCATCCACATGGCCTTCGGCTACGCCTTCGGCGTCCACGCCCCCGGCCGCGCGCTGATGCTGGACGCGCTCCCGGTCGCCCACCACCAACTCCTGGGCCACGGACTGGCCGTGTCGGCGCTGCGGGCGCGCGGCGCCGAGGAGGTGATGATCGCCAACAACTGCAGCCCGGTCCGGGTGGCCGACGGGGCCGGCCCGGCGGACCGGGCCGCCGCCGAGGCCTACGACACGCTGCACAACCGGCTGTTCAACGATCCGCTGCTGCTCGGCCGCTACCCCGACCTGTCCGCCTACGGCGTCGCCGAGCCCACCTGGGGCGGCGTGGTCAGGGACGGGGACCTGGAGACGATCGCGGCGCCGCTGGACGGCCTCGGGCTCAACTACTACAACCCCAGCTGGATCACGGCCCCGGCCGAGGGCGGCGCCCTGCCCTTCGACCTGGTCGAGCCGGAGGAGGACTACCCCCGCACCGCCTTCGGCTGGCCGGTCGTCCCCGAGGCGCTGACCGAGCTGCTGGTCGGGTTCGCGGAGCGCTACGGCGACGCCCTGCCGCCGGTCCACATCACCGAGAGCGGCTGCTCCCAGCCGGACGAGCCGGTCGACGGCGAGGTGCTGGACCAGGCGCGGATCGATTACCTGCGCAGCCACATCGACGCCGTCGCGGAGGCGGTCGCCCGGGGGGTGGACGTCCGGGCGTACTTCACCTGGTCGCTGCTGGACAACTTCGAGTGGGCCGAGGGGTTCCACCAGCGTTTCGGCCTGGTGCACGTGGACTTCGCGACCCAGCTCCGCACGCCCAAGGCGTCCTACGCCTGGTATCGGGACCGGATCGCGCGGCACCGTGTCGCCCGCGAGTCCTAGGGGCTACACTCGCGCAAACATGAGATGAGCTCACCTTGTCCCGAGTGAGGGAACCCGATGCGCCGAGCCAGTGCCGACACGCCGCTCCGCCGCCGGACCGGGCTCGCCGAGGACAGCGGAGCGGCTGTCTTCGACGAGCCCCTGCAGCGGGTCCGTCCGGCCTGGACCGCCTCGCTCAGCCTGTCCACCCTCGCCGTGTTCATGGCCTTCATGACGCCCATTCAGATCCTGCTGCCGCTCCAGCTCCAGCACATCGACGACGCCCAGAAGACCACCGCCCTCGCCTGGGTCACCGGCTTCGGCGCGCTGGTCGCGGTCGTGGCCAACCCGCTGGCGGGCGCGCTCTCGGACCGGACCAGCAGCCGCTTCGGCCGCCGCCGGCCGTGGATCGTCGGCGGCGCGGTCTGGGGAGCGGCCGGGCTGATGCTCACCGCGGCCCAGCACACCGTGGTCGGCGTCGCCTTCGGCTGGTGCGTCGCCCAGGCCGGGCTGAACGCGATGCTCGCCGGCGTCAGCACGCCCATCGCCGACCGGGTACCGGTGGGCCAGCGCGCCGAGGTCTCCGGCTGGACCGGGATCATGCAGTCCTTCGGGCTGATCCTCGGGGCGCTGCTCACCACCCTGCTCTTCACCGGCGTCGAGTCCGGCTACGGCTCGCTGGCGCTGGTCACCCTGGTGCTGGCGCTGCCCTTCGCGCTGTTCTTCCACGAGCCGCCGCTGCCGCGCGAGTTGCGCCCCGCGCTGGACCCGCGGCAGATCCTGGCCGGCCTGTGGCTCAGCCCGCGCCTCCACCCGGACTTCGCCTGGGCCTGGCTGACCCGCTTCCTGATCAACCTCGGCAACGCCCTGGGCACGCTCTACCTGCTGTTCTACCTGACCGACTCGGTGCACTACGGCGACCCGGCCACGGGGGTGCTGATCCTGACGGTGATCTACACCCTCTGCGCGGCGGCCACCGCGATCCCGGTCGGGCGGATCTCCGACCGCAGCGGGCGCCGCAAGCGCTTCGTCCTGCTGTGCTGCGTGGTCATGGCCGCCGCCGCGGTGCTGCTGGCATTCGTCCACACCTGGACGGCGGCGATGGCCGCCGCCGCGATCCTCGGCGCCGGCTTCGGGATCTACCTCGCGGTGGACCAGGCCCTCGTCACCCAGGTGCTCCCGACGGCGCAGGACCGGGCCAAGGACCTGGGCGTGATCAACATCGCCAACTCCGGTCCCCAGGTGCTCGCCCCGGCCATCGCCGCCCCGATCGTCGCCCACGCCGGCGGCTACACCGGCCTCTACCTGGCCACGGCCATGGTCACCCTGGTCGGTGGGGCGCTGGTGCACCGGGTCCGCTCGGTCGACTAGCCGTGCCGACCCGTGCCTTCCGGCCGAGGGGAGGCGGCCGGCCGCGCGGCCGCCCGGCGGCGGCCGGCCTCGACGACGGGTGCGCGGCCCGGAACAATCCGGTCTCCCCCACCTCGATGCTGCCGTAGGGTGCGCGGGTTGTCGTGGTGGAGAGGTGGAGAGGTGGTGCGGAACGTGGCGCCCAGGGCAGTGACGCGGGAGCAGCTGGCGGGTGCGGCGCGGGCCGCGTTGGGCGGCGGGCGAAGGCTGGAGGCGGTCGAGCGGGTCTCGGGCGGCACCAAGAAGGGCGTGTACCGCCTGGTGCTGGACGACGCGACGACGGCGATCGCCTACCTGTGGGACGACGCCGAGAACTACTGGCCGGCGGCCGAGGGCGACGACGACCTGACCGACCCGTTCTCGCCCGGGCTGGGGCTCGATCTGTTCCAGGCCGCGCACGCGCGGCTGGACGCGCTCGGCGTCCGGGTCCCGGCGCTCCGGCTCGTCGACCGCGACGGTGCCCACTCCCCGGCCGACCTGGCGATCGTCGAGGACCTCCGGGGCGAGAGCCTGGAGCAGTTGCTCGCCCGCGACCGGCGCGCCGCCGGTCCGGTGATGGCCCGGCTCGCGGAGTCGCTGACGGCGATGCGGGGCCACCGGGCTCCGGCGTACGGCAAGGTGGCCGTGGTCGACGCCGGAGGAACGTCGCGCGGTACGTCCTGCGCGGGGGTGGTCCTGGACCGGGCGCTGCGGGACCTCGCCGAGGCGGCCGCACGCGATCCGCGGATCGCGGGCGCCGCCGACCGGCTGGAGGAGCGGCTGCTGGGGCTGGCGGCGGCGGTGCGGCCGCGCGCGGAGTACGCGGTGGTGCACGGCGAACTGGGGCCCGACCACGTGTTGGTGGACCCGGACGGCAACCCCGTGGTGATCGACGTCGAGGGCTTGATGTACTTCGACGTCGAGTGGGAGCACGTGTTCCTGCG
The Streptacidiphilus albus JL83 genome window above contains:
- a CDS encoding TetR/AcrR family transcriptional regulator: MHTAASAPGSAVRRRPVQRRSLERFERILDACAELLDEVGYTALTTKEVAHRAEVPIGTLYQFFPGVEGLVGALAERNLEHYIDRLSRRVEAEHPSHIGALVDLAVEEYVAMHRAVPGFGVVDFGAIGMEDQGSIHLLDPERENNHAVADRLWALTGPLLGPADESTPNPRLALRVALECADAVLRLAFRVDPEGDPALIAECKRLLRRYLG
- a CDS encoding GH1 family beta-glucosidase, with translation MPQSAQPAQPVQPPPLPASFRWGASTAAYQIEGAAAEDGKGPSVWDTFTARPDTVRDGHTGDTACDHYHRYQEDVALLKGLGLDAYRFSVSWPRVQPTGRGQVNGKGLDFYDRLVDELLANGVVPTPTLFHWDLPQALEDGGGWLDRDTAHRFGEYAAVVADRLGDRVQRWITLNEPFIHMAFGYAFGVHAPGRALMLDALPVAHHQLLGHGLAVSALRARGAEEVMIANNCSPVRVADGAGPADRAAAEAYDTLHNRLFNDPLLLGRYPDLSAYGVAEPTWGGVVRDGDLETIAAPLDGLGLNYYNPSWITAPAEGGALPFDLVEPEEDYPRTAFGWPVVPEALTELLVGFAERYGDALPPVHITESGCSQPDEPVDGEVLDQARIDYLRSHIDAVAEAVARGVDVRAYFTWSLLDNFEWAEGFHQRFGLVHVDFATQLRTPKASYAWYRDRIARHRVARES
- a CDS encoding MFS transporter, whose protein sequence is MRRASADTPLRRRTGLAEDSGAAVFDEPLQRVRPAWTASLSLSTLAVFMAFMTPIQILLPLQLQHIDDAQKTTALAWVTGFGALVAVVANPLAGALSDRTSSRFGRRRPWIVGGAVWGAAGLMLTAAQHTVVGVAFGWCVAQAGLNAMLAGVSTPIADRVPVGQRAEVSGWTGIMQSFGLILGALLTTLLFTGVESGYGSLALVTLVLALPFALFFHEPPLPRELRPALDPRQILAGLWLSPRLHPDFAWAWLTRFLINLGNALGTLYLLFYLTDSVHYGDPATGVLILTVIYTLCAAATAIPVGRISDRSGRRKRFVLLCCVVMAAAAVLLAFVHTWTAAMAAAAILGAGFGIYLAVDQALVTQVLPTAQDRAKDLGVINIANSGPQVLAPAIAAPIVAHAGGYTGLYLATAMVTLVGGALVHRVRSVD
- a CDS encoding phosphotransferase family protein, whose protein sequence is MAPRAVTREQLAGAARAALGGGRRLEAVERVSGGTKKGVYRLVLDDATTAIAYLWDDAENYWPAAEGDDDLTDPFSPGLGLDLFQAAHARLDALGVRVPALRLVDRDGAHSPADLAIVEDLRGESLEQLLARDRRAAGPVMARLAESLTAMRGHRAPAYGKVAVVDAGGTSRGTSCAGVVLDRALRDLAEAAARDPRIAGAADRLEERLLGLAAAVRPRAEYAVVHGELGPDHVLVDPDGNPVVIDVEGLMYFDVEWEHVFLRIRLHDAYRPLEADGLDEDRLALYTLAQRLSLTAGPLRLLDGDFPDREFMAGIAEYNLQQALELVRD